In a genomic window of Rhodovulum sp. P5:
- a CDS encoding ABC transporter substrate-binding protein — translation MTKALLLSGAALVFALPALADCPAVTVADMGGLTPDYPEQFELAEFEAKAGCDLAFAQNPAIAEMNGRIVGNGALPALEERLPEEPLVVAPYEAIGQYGGTLTGLSRGTESGTSDLLSVRHVNLVRYSDDLQTIVPNVAKSWAWNDDFTELTFTLRKGHKWSDGAPFTAEDVAFWYNDVLMNPAVIEKAPGRWLFDGKPATVEVLDDVTVKFTFPVAQPNLMNRWAIDYGQTFLPKHFLGKYLDKYNADAAALREKDGFADESEAVNFYYGNSDWKDVPSPLMKDAEKATSLAAAVMPTLESHIVIEENTEGRHLVANPYFHMVDTAGNQLPYINEINEEYVPEREVVNLRIMNGEVTWKQQAMQLNDFPLLKENEAKGDYTVVLAPTLGQTPYYSFNRTHKDPVLRQIFNDVRFSRAMSMGLDRDEINEIVYLGQGRPMQTAATEYKTVPFLSAEDLMDYVAYDVEAANALLDEMGLERGGDGMRMRPDGKPLAIRIVFASQGTASQLHELTAGYWNDLGVQVDVREVTSDEYRAAANANEVDVLTWKNDGVSGPNISQDVTDAIFPGDPFNPKGHADWATWIETDGASGTEPPAYIKRLFAAAAEFTKHPLGSDESNKLGAEIMQIHLDNMIKIGVVADIPEPIVYANALKNVPTFTAKAYDYYWTYPYRPQQWFLAQ, via the coding sequence ATGACGAAAGCCCTCCTGCTGTCCGGTGCTGCCCTTGTGTTTGCGCTGCCTGCCCTGGCCGACTGCCCGGCCGTGACCGTGGCCGACATGGGCGGCCTGACGCCCGACTATCCGGAACAGTTCGAACTGGCCGAGTTCGAGGCCAAGGCCGGTTGCGATCTGGCGTTCGCGCAAAACCCGGCCATCGCCGAGATGAACGGCCGGATCGTCGGCAACGGCGCCCTGCCCGCGCTGGAGGAGCGCCTGCCCGAAGAGCCGCTTGTCGTCGCCCCGTATGAGGCCATCGGCCAGTATGGCGGCACGCTGACCGGCCTGTCGCGCGGCACCGAGTCCGGCACGTCGGACCTGCTGTCGGTCCGTCACGTCAACCTTGTGCGCTATTCCGACGACCTGCAGACCATCGTGCCGAATGTCGCGAAGTCCTGGGCGTGGAACGACGATTTCACCGAACTGACCTTCACGCTGCGCAAGGGCCACAAATGGTCCGACGGCGCCCCCTTCACCGCCGAGGATGTGGCGTTCTGGTACAACGATGTCCTGATGAACCCGGCCGTCATCGAAAAGGCCCCGGGCCGCTGGCTGTTCGACGGCAAGCCCGCAACGGTCGAGGTCCTCGACGATGTCACCGTGAAGTTCACCTTCCCGGTCGCGCAGCCGAACCTGATGAACCGCTGGGCCATCGACTATGGTCAGACCTTCCTGCCCAAGCACTTCCTTGGCAAGTATCTCGACAAGTACAACGCCGACGCTGCCGCGCTGCGCGAGAAGGACGGCTTTGCCGATGAAAGCGAAGCGGTGAACTTCTACTATGGCAATTCCGACTGGAAAGACGTGCCCTCGCCGCTGATGAAGGATGCGGAAAAGGCCACCAGCCTTGCCGCCGCGGTCATGCCGACGCTGGAATCCCACATCGTCATCGAGGAAAACACCGAAGGCCGCCACCTGGTCGCCAACCCGTATTTCCACATGGTCGACACCGCCGGCAACCAGTTGCCCTATATCAACGAGATCAACGAGGAATACGTGCCCGAGCGCGAGGTCGTGAACCTGCGCATCATGAATGGCGAGGTCACGTGGAAGCAGCAGGCGATGCAGCTCAACGACTTCCCGCTGCTGAAAGAGAACGAGGCGAAGGGCGACTATACCGTCGTGCTGGCCCCCACGCTGGGCCAGACGCCCTATTACAGCTTCAACCGCACCCATAAGGACCCGGTCCTGCGCCAGATCTTCAACGATGTCCGCTTCAGCCGGGCGATGTCGATGGGGCTCGACCGCGACGAGATCAACGAGATCGTCTATCTCGGGCAGGGCCGCCCGATGCAGACCGCGGCGACCGAATACAAGACGGTGCCGTTCCTGTCGGCCGAAGACCTGATGGACTATGTCGCCTATGACGTCGAAGCCGCCAACGCCCTGCTGGACGAGATGGGGCTGGAACGCGGCGGTGACGGTATGCGGATGCGCCCCGACGGAAAGCCGCTGGCGATCCGGATCGTCTTTGCCAGCCAGGGCACCGCGTCGCAGTTGCACGAACTGACCGCCGGCTACTGGAACGATCTGGGCGTGCAGGTCGATGTGCGCGAGGTCACCTCGGACGAATACCGCGCCGCGGCCAACGCGAACGAGGTCGACGTGCTGACCTGGAAGAACGACGGCGTGTCCGGCCCCAATATCAGCCAGGACGTCACCGACGCGATCTTCCCGGGCGATCCGTTCAACCCCAAGGGCCATGCGGACTGGGCGACGTGGATCGAGACCGACGGCGCCTCGGGCACCGAGCCGCCGGCCTATATCAAGCGCCTGTTCGCGGCCGCGGCGGAGTTCACCAAGCATCCGCTTGGGTCCGACGAAAGCAACAAGCTTGGCGCCGAGATCATGCAGATCCATCTCGACAACATGATCAAGATCGGGGTCGTGGCCGACATCCCCGAACCGATCGTCTATGCCAACGCGCTGAAGAACGTGCCGACCTTCACTGCCAAGGCCTACGACTACTACTGGACCTATCCCTACCGGCCCCAGCAGTGGTTCCTTGCCCAGTAA
- a CDS encoding ABC transporter permease: MTDTTKPDPDEAQRLRYYSASQWTLIWWRFRRHRAAMVAATVLGLMALMGLFAEVVAPYGTTSRNASYIDGPPQVPMFCDHQGCSLRPFIHGVRTERDPVTLRKKTVPDPETRVYVSFFAKGEKVDLLGAIPTDRHLFGLDDAKARLHLWGTDELGRDVFSRTIYATRTSLSIGVLGVLISFVLALIIGGIAGYAGGRVDAAIQRVTEVVRVIPIIPLYMGLAAAMPKEWSTTQVYFAMTLILGLFGWPTLARRIRSQLLSIRNEDYVVAARLAGARPSRIISQHMLPSFTSFIIVDLVISFPYMILSETALSFVGLGLRPPTVSWGVMLQQAQSVRVIEQTPWLFIPAVFVVVAVLAFTVIGDGLRDAADPYSDAR, translated from the coding sequence ATGACCGACACCACGAAACCGGACCCCGACGAGGCGCAGCGCCTGCGCTATTACTCCGCCTCGCAATGGACGCTGATCTGGTGGCGCTTTCGCCGGCACCGCGCCGCGATGGTGGCCGCGACCGTTCTGGGCCTGATGGCGCTGATGGGCCTGTTTGCGGAGGTCGTGGCGCCCTATGGCACCACCAGCCGCAATGCCAGCTATATCGACGGCCCACCGCAGGTGCCGATGTTCTGCGACCATCAGGGATGTTCGCTGCGCCCCTTCATCCACGGCGTGCGGACAGAGCGCGACCCGGTGACCCTGCGCAAGAAGACCGTGCCCGACCCCGAGACGCGGGTCTATGTCAGCTTCTTCGCGAAGGGGGAGAAGGTGGACTTGCTGGGGGCGATCCCGACCGACCGGCACCTGTTCGGCCTCGATGATGCGAAGGCGCGGCTACATCTGTGGGGCACGGACGAGTTGGGCCGCGACGTCTTTTCCCGCACGATCTACGCCACGCGCACCTCGCTTTCCATCGGGGTGTTGGGGGTCCTGATCTCTTTCGTGCTGGCGCTGATCATCGGGGGCATCGCGGGGTATGCGGGCGGGCGGGTGGACGCCGCGATCCAACGGGTGACGGAGGTCGTGCGGGTGATCCCGATCATCCCGCTTTACATGGGGCTGGCCGCCGCCATGCCCAAGGAATGGTCGACCACGCAGGTCTATTTCGCGATGACGCTGATCCTGGGCCTGTTCGGCTGGCCGACGCTGGCGCGACGCATACGCTCCCAGCTTCTGTCGATCCGGAACGAGGATTACGTGGTCGCCGCGCGGTTGGCGGGTGCGCGCCCCTCGCGCATCATCTCGCAGCATATGCTGCCAAGCTTCACCAGTTTCATCATCGTCGATCTGGTGATCAGCTTCCCCTACATGATCCTGTCCGAAACCGCGCTGTCCTTCGTGGGCCTTGGCCTGCGCCCGCCGACCGTCAGTTGGGGCGTGATGCTGCAGCAGGCGCAATCGGTCCGGGTGATCGAGCAGACGCCGTGGCTGTTCATCCCAGCCGTGTTCGTGGTGGTTGCGGTGCTGGCCTTCACCGTGATCGGCGACGGCTTGCGCGATGCCGCCGACCCCTACAGCGATGCGAGGTGA
- a CDS encoding ABC transporter ATP-binding protein encodes MDDLLRVENLTISFRTDEGLITPVQDVSFAVQKGRTLGLVGESGSGKSVSTKAVMRLLPGNAVIAPEGRMAYTAKDGQVIEVEKLNPTSRALRRLRGGEIGMIFQEPMASFSPVYTVGNQMVEAIRLHREKNARKARQIAIEMLERVGLSEPATRVDQYPHEMSGGMRQRAMIALALSAGPALLIADEPTTALDVTIQAQVLDLMRELQRDLGMGMIFITHDLGVIAQIADEVAVMYLGTIVERGPTRAVIRDPKHPYTQGLLAAIPSLDRLNDRMSPVPGDIPSPTERPRGCAFHTRCAQAMAGLCDVQTPREISPEPGRAVRCWLHDEKGRSAA; translated from the coding sequence ATGGACGATCTTCTGAGGGTCGAGAACCTGACCATCTCCTTCCGCACGGATGAGGGGCTGATCACGCCGGTGCAGGATGTCAGCTTTGCCGTGCAAAAGGGGCGCACGCTGGGTCTGGTGGGTGAAAGCGGTTCGGGCAAGTCGGTGTCGACCAAGGCGGTGATGCGGCTTCTGCCCGGCAACGCGGTGATCGCGCCGGAAGGGCGGATGGCCTATACCGCCAAGGACGGGCAGGTGATCGAGGTCGAGAAACTGAACCCGACCTCCCGCGCCCTGCGCCGGTTGCGCGGGGGGGAGATCGGAATGATCTTTCAGGAACCGATGGCGAGTTTCAGCCCGGTCTACACCGTCGGCAACCAGATGGTGGAGGCGATCCGCCTGCACCGCGAAAAGAATGCGCGCAAGGCCCGGCAGATCGCCATCGAGATGCTGGAACGCGTGGGCCTGTCCGAACCCGCCACCCGCGTGGATCAGTACCCGCACGAGATGTCGGGCGGCATGCGACAGCGGGCGATGATCGCACTTGCCCTGTCGGCGGGTCCTGCGCTGCTGATCGCCGACGAACCGACCACCGCGCTGGACGTGACCATTCAGGCGCAGGTGCTGGACCTGATGCGCGAGTTGCAGCGCGATCTGGGGATGGGCATGATCTTCATCACCCATGATCTGGGCGTGATCGCGCAGATCGCGGACGAGGTCGCGGTGATGTATCTGGGCACCATTGTCGAACGCGGCCCCACGCGCGCGGTCATCCGCGACCCCAAGCATCCCTATACCCAGGGGCTGTTGGCCGCGATCCCCAGCCTCGACCGGCTGAACGACCGGATGTCCCCGGTGCCGGGCGACATCCCCAGCCCGACGGAACGCCCGCGCGGCTGTGCCTTTCACACCCGATGTGCGCAGGCGATGGCCGGGCTTTGCGACGTACAGACCCCCCGCGAGATCAGCCCCGAACCCGGCCGGGCCGTCCGCTGCTGGCTGCACGACGAAAAGGGAAGGTCCGCGGCATGA
- a CDS encoding ABC transporter permease, which translates to MLRFTAERLVGMIVTMLLVSLMVFIIMELPPGDYADRYAFRKYSGTGVSVTEADIEAIRAELGLDKSMIFRYFDWIGNIVLHGDFGQAFAFETSVTKVIGDKAFLTTAILFGTLIITYLVSIPIGIYAAVKRASLADYGLTIFSYLGLALPNFLLALLMLYFANKWFDADIGGLFSSDMRDAPWSLAKVWDLITHLWLPAFVLAWSAVAYQLQTVRATMSDELNKLSVTAARARGVPEMKLLVKYPARLAINPVVSTIGFDVNRIFSELPIVAVVLGLTELGELLLRAYLDLDMYVAGAILLMLTFMIVFMNFLSDILLAWLDPRIKLGG; encoded by the coding sequence ATGTTGCGGTTCACGGCAGAACGCTTGGTCGGCATGATCGTCACGATGCTTCTGGTGTCGCTGATGGTCTTCATCATCATGGAACTGCCGCCGGGCGACTACGCGGACCGCTATGCCTTCCGGAAATACTCCGGCACCGGCGTGTCCGTGACCGAGGCCGATATCGAGGCGATCCGGGCCGAGCTGGGCCTCGATAAATCCATGATCTTCCGATACTTCGACTGGATTGGTAACATCGTCCTGCATGGCGATTTCGGGCAGGCCTTTGCCTTTGAAACCTCGGTGACCAAGGTCATCGGCGACAAGGCGTTCCTGACGACCGCGATCCTCTTCGGCACGCTGATTATCACCTATCTGGTCTCGATCCCCATCGGCATCTACGCCGCGGTCAAGCGTGCCTCGCTCGCCGATTACGGGCTGACGATCTTCTCTTACCTCGGGCTCGCGCTGCCGAACTTCCTGTTGGCACTCCTGATGCTCTATTTCGCGAACAAGTGGTTCGATGCCGATATCGGCGGGCTCTTCTCCTCCGACATGCGCGATGCGCCCTGGTCGCTGGCCAAGGTCTGGGATCTGATCACCCATCTGTGGCTGCCCGCCTTCGTCCTGGCATGGTCGGCGGTGGCCTACCAGTTGCAGACGGTGCGGGCGACCATGTCGGACGAGTTGAACAAGCTGTCGGTCACCGCGGCGCGGGCCCGCGGCGTGCCCGAGATGAAACTGTTGGTCAAATACCCCGCCCGGCTGGCCATCAACCCGGTGGTGTCGACGATCGGCTTTGACGTGAACCGGATCTTTTCCGAACTGCCCATCGTCGCGGTGGTCCTCGGCCTGACCGAATTGGGAGAGCTTCTGCTGCGCGCCTATCTGGACCTCGACATGTATGTGGCCGGTGCGATCCTGCTGATGCTGACCTTCATGATCGTGTTCATGAACTTCCTGTCCGACATCCTGCTGGCGTGGCTCGACCCGCGCATCAAGCTGGGGGGCTGA
- the phnX gene encoding phosphonoacetaldehyde hydrolase, producing the protein MTKFKAAVFDWAGTTIDFGSFAPMGAFVKAFAEFGIEATIEQARAPMGSAKWDHIHAMMEMPAIAQQWAAKYGAPPSDADVDKVYKVFVPMNEDVVADYATLVPGTLEMVQNLRARGMKIGSTTGYTRSIMERVLPKAAAQGYAPDNLICSDDLPEGRPGPLGMYKCFVDLVVHPPQAVLKVDDTAPGIAEGVAAGCVTVGVALSGNAVGKTPEELAAMDPAAVDALRQKATDMLRAAGAHHVIDTVADLPSLIDRLEQS; encoded by the coding sequence ATGACCAAGTTCAAGGCCGCGGTGTTCGACTGGGCCGGCACCACCATCGATTTCGGGTCTTTCGCGCCGATGGGGGCCTTCGTGAAGGCCTTTGCCGAATTCGGGATCGAGGCGACGATCGAACAGGCCCGCGCCCCGATGGGCAGCGCGAAATGGGATCATATCCACGCGATGATGGAGATGCCCGCCATCGCCCAGCAATGGGCCGCGAAATACGGCGCGCCGCCGTCCGATGCCGATGTCGACAAGGTCTACAAGGTGTTCGTGCCGATGAACGAAGACGTGGTGGCCGACTATGCCACGCTGGTGCCCGGCACGCTGGAAATGGTGCAGAACCTGCGGGCCCGCGGCATGAAGATCGGCTCCACCACCGGCTATACCCGCTCGATCATGGAACGCGTGCTGCCCAAGGCCGCCGCGCAGGGGTATGCGCCCGATAACCTCATCTGTTCCGACGATCTGCCGGAGGGGCGGCCTGGGCCGCTGGGCATGTATAAGTGCTTTGTCGATCTGGTGGTCCATCCGCCGCAAGCGGTGCTCAAGGTCGACGACACCGCCCCCGGGATTGCCGAGGGCGTGGCAGCGGGCTGCGTCACGGTTGGCGTGGCGCTGTCGGGCAATGCCGTGGGCAAGACCCCCGAAGAGCTTGCCGCGATGGACCCGGCCGCGGTCGACGCGCTGCGCCAGAAGGCCACCGATATGCTCCGCGCTGCCGGGGCCCATCATGTGATTGATACAGTTGCCGATTTGCCCAGTCTGATTGACCGTCTCGAACAATCCTGA
- a CDS encoding ABC transporter ATP-binding protein produces MTNTLIEVKNLSVRFPVKKRRLFRTEVQELAAVDDVSFDIKQGETVGLVGESGSGKTTVGRAILRAIDPSEGEVIFHTHNADVDVAHTEGEDLRRFRTHMNMIFAEGPVHLSSMAQDRLRLFRSRMSLVFQDPYSSLNPRMTVRDIIAEPLVASGMMKNREEIDARVREIAGRCKLNIEHLRRFPHAFSGGQRQRICIARALVSRPDFVVCDESVSALDVSIQAEIVNLLKDLQEEMGVAFLFIAHDLSVVAQMSHRVAVMYVGKFVEYAPTEQLFFAPRHPYTHALLSAIPQADPDAGFEPIKLTGEIPNPLDAPSGCRFRTRCPHARPDCASRAPEWREIAPDHFVACHFAEEFDFSRPQARAAE; encoded by the coding sequence ATGACGAATACGCTTATCGAGGTGAAAAACCTCTCGGTCCGCTTCCCCGTGAAGAAGCGCAGGCTCTTCCGGACAGAGGTGCAGGAACTGGCCGCGGTGGACGATGTCAGCTTTGACATCAAGCAGGGCGAAACCGTTGGGCTGGTGGGCGAGTCCGGTTCGGGCAAGACGACGGTGGGCCGCGCCATCCTGCGCGCCATCGACCCCAGTGAGGGCGAGGTGATCTTTCACACCCACAACGCGGATGTCGACGTCGCCCATACCGAGGGCGAGGACCTGCGCCGCTTCCGCACCCATATGAACATGATCTTCGCCGAAGGCCCGGTGCATCTGTCATCCATGGCGCAGGATCGGTTACGGCTTTTCCGGTCCCGGATGAGCCTTGTCTTTCAGGACCCGTATTCCAGCCTGAACCCCCGGATGACCGTGCGCGACATCATCGCCGAACCGCTTGTCGCCTCTGGCATGATGAAGAACCGCGAAGAAATCGATGCCCGCGTGCGCGAGATCGCAGGCCGCTGCAAGCTGAACATCGAACATCTGCGCCGTTTTCCCCACGCATTTTCCGGTGGGCAGCGGCAGCGGATCTGTATCGCCCGCGCGCTGGTCTCTCGCCCCGATTTCGTGGTCTGCGACGAAAGCGTCTCGGCGCTGGACGTGTCGATCCAGGCGGAGATCGTGAACCTTCTGAAGGACCTTCAGGAAGAAATGGGGGTGGCGTTCCTGTTCATCGCCCATGATCTGTCGGTGGTCGCGCAGATGAGCCACCGGGTGGCGGTGATGTATGTCGGCAAGTTCGTGGAATATGCCCCGACGGAGCAACTCTTTTTCGCGCCGCGGCACCCGTACACCCATGCGCTGCTGTCGGCGATCCCGCAGGCCGATCCCGATGCCGGTTTCGAACCGATCAAGCTGACCGGCGAAATCCCCAATCCGTTGGACGCACCGTCGGGCTGCCGGTTCCGCACCCGCTGCCCCCATGCCCGGCCCGACTGTGCGTCCCGCGCGCCGGAGTGGCGGGAAATCGCGCCCGATCATTTCGTCGCCTGCCATTTCGCCGAAGAATTCGATTTCAGCCGCCCGCAGGCGCGGGCCGCGGAATAA
- a CDS encoding lysylphosphatidylglycerol synthase domain-containing protein, translating into MVRSAVLSRAGRLILTAAFIGISIWLLHGATRQIEFSEITQGLQEVPPGRVGLGILAMLVSFAFIGTMDVLSLKDIAPRKVPLRMSMATGAAATAVSNLLGAAYVTGVGVRYRAYAPFGVQATEVASLFAYNSLAYSLGALVLYGGVLSLHPASIEDLLPVSGLLQTAIGLALLALTGLVWALIGRRAGVPLRLFGREIPMPSFRTAVGLTGAVVADLVASGMVLHIMYPPDLSVNFVEFLAIFGIAISLGILSHSPGGLGVFEATILTATGAHGRADALAALILYRAVYTLLPFLLAVIAGAVVEAHRNRGGIAYARRLVVRALLPRVPGLTIGLTLVAGAVLVLSGIRGPHGPAMGLLRDSVPPMAVSGAHVLGLVAGALLLAAAAAQYFRVKCIGAVTVGLLCVGIGALLLQGLTVMAGALVVGVAGPLWLLRRLCRLRG; encoded by the coding sequence ATGGTGCGCAGTGCAGTACTGTCCAGGGCAGGCCGCCTGATCCTGACCGCGGCCTTCATCGGGATATCGATCTGGCTGCTGCACGGCGCGACGCGGCAGATCGAGTTTTCGGAAATCACGCAAGGCCTGCAAGAGGTTCCGCCGGGGCGTGTGGGGCTTGGCATTCTGGCCATGCTCGTCAGTTTCGCCTTCATCGGCACGATGGATGTGCTGAGCCTGAAAGACATCGCGCCCCGTAAGGTTCCGCTGCGCATGTCGATGGCCACCGGCGCCGCTGCAACCGCGGTCTCAAACCTGCTGGGGGCGGCCTATGTGACCGGCGTGGGGGTCAGATACCGCGCCTATGCCCCCTTCGGCGTGCAGGCGACCGAAGTGGCCAGCCTTTTTGCATATAACAGCCTCGCCTACAGCCTTGGCGCGCTTGTCCTTTATGGTGGGGTCCTCAGCCTGCATCCGGCCAGCATCGAAGACCTGCTGCCGGTCTCGGGCCTGTTGCAGACCGCGATCGGGCTGGCGCTGCTGGCGCTGACCGGGCTGGTCTGGGCCCTGATCGGCCGGCGCGCGGGCGTTCCGCTGCGCCTGTTCGGGCGAGAGATCCCGATGCCGAGCTTTCGGACCGCGGTGGGTTTGACGGGCGCGGTGGTGGCCGATCTGGTCGCCTCGGGCATGGTGCTGCATATCATGTACCCCCCTGACCTGTCGGTGAATTTCGTCGAGTTCCTCGCGATCTTCGGGATTGCCATCAGCCTTGGCATCCTCAGCCATTCGCCCGGCGGCCTTGGCGTGTTCGAGGCCACGATCCTGACCGCGACCGGGGCCCACGGCCGCGCCGATGCACTGGCGGCGCTGATCCTCTACCGGGCGGTCTATACCCTGTTGCCGTTTCTTCTGGCCGTCATCGCCGGGGCGGTGGTCGAGGCACATCGCAATCGCGGCGGTATTGCCTATGCCAGGCGGCTGGTGGTCAGGGCCTTGCTGCCGCGTGTACCCGGCCTGACCATCGGTCTGACCCTTGTGGCGGGGGCCGTTCTGGTGCTCTCGGGCATCCGGGGGCCGCACGGCCCGGCGATGGGCCTCTTGCGGGACAGCGTGCCGCCAATGGCGGTATCCGGCGCCCATGTTCTGGGTCTGGTCGCGGGCGCGCTGCTTTTGGCGGCCGCGGCGGCGCAGTATTTTCGGGTAAAGTGCATAGGGGCCGTGACGGTGGGCCTGCTGTGCGTGGGGATTGGGGCGCTACTGTTGCAGGGCCTGACGGTGATGGCCGGTGCGCTGGTGGTCGGTGTTGCGGGGCCGCTCTGGCTGCTCCGCCGCCTGTGCCGATTGCGGGGGTGA
- a CDS encoding LysR family transcriptional regulator has translation MQNNRSRGLSIAQLRAVEAVARLGSFSAAAKDLAVSQPSVSNNVAALERMSRALLFNRDGYSIRPTAALEAVLPQIRALLVLYGDIDAAFSSARTMATGSLRIGYSTYQLAMPVIGRFMQDYPGIQIEARSLASADVLAALDAGQIDVGFITGREVPGHLRGTLLMDTPIVLVAPPDHPFARAGQADWGQIASVPLITREKSSGTRLLFEGAAKLARIELNTVLTLGSWGSIVAMVQAGVGLGLALRAELTESDGLLPVRIGDGRLSAGHFLVCQRDMVHVSAVEAILTLAETLYDSHV, from the coding sequence ATGCAAAACAACAGGTCGAGGGGGTTGAGCATCGCGCAGTTGCGCGCGGTGGAGGCCGTGGCAAGGCTGGGCAGCTTTTCGGCCGCGGCCAAGGACCTTGCCGTGTCGCAGCCCTCGGTCTCCAACAATGTGGCGGCGCTGGAACGGATGTCGCGTGCGCTGTTGTTCAACCGCGATGGATACTCGATCCGCCCGACCGCCGCGCTTGAGGCGGTTCTGCCGCAGATCCGGGCGCTTCTGGTGCTGTACGGCGATATCGATGCGGCCTTTTCGTCGGCGCGCACGATGGCGACCGGAAGCTTGCGGATCGGATATTCCACCTATCAGCTTGCCATGCCGGTGATCGGGCGGTTCATGCAGGACTATCCCGGCATCCAGATCGAGGCGCGGTCCCTGGCCTCGGCCGATGTTCTGGCCGCCCTCGATGCCGGTCAGATCGATGTGGGGTTCATCACCGGGCGAGAGGTGCCCGGGCATCTTCGCGGAACCCTTCTGATGGACACGCCCATCGTGCTGGTCGCCCCGCCCGACCATCCGTTCGCGCGGGCGGGGCAGGCCGACTGGGGCCAGATCGCTTCTGTGCCGCTTATCACGCGCGAGAAGAGTTCAGGCACGCGACTGCTGTTCGAAGGCGCCGCGAAACTGGCGCGAATCGAGTTGAACACCGTGCTGACGCTGGGGTCATGGGGATCGATCGTGGCCATGGTGCAGGCCGGTGTGGGCCTTGGTCTGGCGCTGCGGGCGGAACTGACGGAGTCCGACGGCCTGCTGCCGGTCCGGATCGGTGACGGGCGTCTCTCCGCCGGTCATTTTCTTGTATGTCAAAGGGATATGGTCCACGTCTCAGCCGTGGAGGCGATCCTGACCTTGGCTGAAACCCTTTATGACAGCCATGTGTAG
- a CDS encoding 2-aminoethylphosphonate--pyruvate transaminase, with amino-acid sequence MTPISPLPAPRLGEPYLLTPGPLTTSYEVKSAMLRDWGSWDADFRALTAGMRAGLVDLLGPGKDDYDCVPMQGSGSFAVEAMLGSFIPRGGKALVLANGAYGQRAAETLRYLHRDHVVLDKGDYLPPRGDEVAQMLAADPAITHVVAIHCETSSGILNPIGEISDAVAAAGRVLLIDSMSAFGAVPVSPEHLIFDAMVSSANKCIEGVPGFGFVLARKTALAAAKGNAHSLALDLHAQWAHMEKTSQWRFTPPTHAVAAFVEALKAHKAEGGVAGRGARYAENRDVLVAGMRELGFETLLDDRWLSPIIVTFFCPADPAFAFPAFYDAMKARGFILYPGKLTVAESFRIGCIGQMDAAVMRAVVAAAGEVLKDMGVTSAAPPPQALAERARLAN; translated from the coding sequence ATGACGCCGATCAGTCCTTTGCCCGCCCCGCGTCTGGGCGAGCCCTATCTTCTGACCCCGGGGCCGCTGACCACGTCCTATGAGGTGAAGTCCGCCATGCTGCGCGACTGGGGCAGCTGGGACGCCGATTTCCGCGCGCTGACGGCCGGGATGCGCGCGGGCCTCGTCGACCTTCTTGGGCCGGGCAAGGACGACTATGACTGCGTGCCGATGCAGGGCAGTGGCAGTTTCGCGGTCGAGGCGATGCTGGGCAGCTTCATCCCTCGGGGCGGCAAGGCGCTGGTTCTGGCCAATGGCGCCTACGGGCAACGGGCGGCAGAGACGCTGCGCTATCTGCATCGCGATCACGTGGTGCTGGACAAGGGCGACTACCTGCCGCCGCGGGGCGACGAGGTGGCGCAGATGCTTGCCGCCGATCCGGCGATCACCCATGTCGTCGCGATCCATTGCGAAACGTCCTCGGGCATCCTTAACCCGATCGGGGAAATTTCGGATGCCGTGGCAGCGGCTGGCCGGGTGCTGCTGATCGACTCCATGTCGGCCTTCGGTGCCGTGCCCGTGTCGCCCGAACATCTGATTTTCGACGCGATGGTGTCCTCCGCCAACAAGTGCATCGAGGGCGTGCCGGGGTTTGGCTTTGTCCTCGCACGGAAGACGGCACTGGCGGCGGCCAAGGGCAACGCGCATTCGCTGGCGCTCGATCTCCACGCGCAATGGGCGCATATGGAAAAGACCAGCCAGTGGCGGTTCACGCCCCCGACCCACGCGGTTGCCGCCTTTGTCGAGGCGCTGAAAGCGCACAAGGCCGAAGGCGGCGTCGCGGGGCGGGGTGCGCGCTATGCTGAAAACCGGGACGTGCTGGTGGCGGGCATGCGCGAGCTGGGGTTCGAGACGCTGCTGGACGACCGCTGGCTTTCGCCGATCATCGTCACCTTCTTCTGCCCGGCGGACCCGGCCTTTGCCTTCCCAGCCTTCTATGATGCGATGAAGGCGCGGGGGTTCATTCTCTACCCCGGCAAGCTGACCGTGGCCGAGAGTTTCCGCATCGGCTGCATCGGGCAGATGGACGCCGCCGTGATGCGGGCCGTCGTGGCGGCGGCGGGCGAAGTTCTGAAAGACATGGGCGTGACAAGCGCCGCGCCGCCGCCCCAGGCACTGGCCGAACGGGCCCGGCTGGCGAATTGA